A single region of the Musa acuminata AAA Group cultivar baxijiao chromosome BXJ1-11, Cavendish_Baxijiao_AAA, whole genome shotgun sequence genome encodes:
- the LOC135596841 gene encoding uncharacterized protein LOC135596841, producing the protein MDRCWLLVIFLFGCLFGATDASEGDADPLYRVCIEQCEKMGSVGDISIQHCQFLSDGVLADSPWYMQEPLYVQWKQWNCRSDCQYFCMMQREKEREALGLRPVKYYGKWPFKRSSVLQEPVSAVLSALTLVVQFNGWLSFFLLSYYKLPLRPHSGRTYYEYTCLWHIYGLLSMNAWFWGAIYHTRCFDLTEKLDHSSSVALIGFALILAVLRTFNVKTEASRVMIGAPLLAFLTTHILYLNFYKLDHELNMKVCVAMGIGQVLLWSVWAGVTRHPSRFKIWAVVIGGAMAIFLELYDFPPYKGYVDSHALWHATNIPLAYLWWSFVYEDVEFRTSAITKKAR; encoded by the exons ATGGATCGCTGTTGGCTGTTGGTGATCTTCTTATTTGGGTGTCTCTTTGGAGCTACTGATGCCAGCGAGGGCGACGCCGATCCGCTCTATAG agtaTGTATTGAACAATGTGAAAAAATGGGGTCTGTTGGAGACATCTCAATCCAGCACTGCCAGTTTTTATCTGATGGTGTGCTTGCTGACAGTCCATGGTATATGCAAGAGCCACTATATGTTCAATGGAAACAGTGGAATTGTAGGAGCGACTGCCAATACTTTTGTATGATGCAACGGGAAAAAGAAAGGGAAGCACTTGGTCTCAGACCTGTTAAGTATTATGGTAAATGGCCCTTTAAGCGTTCATCTGTTCTTCAG GAACCTGTTTCTGCTGTCCTCTCTGCATTAACACTTGTGGTGCAATTTAACGGATGGTTATCTTTTTTCCTCTTATCATATTATAAGTTGCCGCTTAGGCCCCATAGTGGGAGGACATATTATGAATACACTTGCTTGTGGCATATATACGGGCTGTTATCAATGAACGCCTGGTTCTGGGGTGCTATATATCATACTCG ATGTTTTGATTTGACGGAGAAGTTGGATCATTCGTCATCTGTGGCTTTAATTGGGTTCGCCCTTATTCTTGCTGTACTACGAACTTTTAATGTGAAGACTGAAGCTTCAAGGGTCATGATTGGAGCTCCTTTGTTGGCCTTTCTGACAACACATATCCTGTATCTCAACTTCTATAAACTGGACCATG AGCTTAACATGAAAGTTTGTGTCGCCATGGGCATCGGTCAAGTGCTCCTCTGGTCTGTCTGGGCTGGGGTGACACGGCACCCTTCGCGCTTCAAGATATGGGCGGTCGTCATTGGTGGTGCCATGGCCATATTTCTGGAGTTATACGACTTTCCACCTTACAAAGGTTATGTCGATTCCCATGCATTGTGGCATGCCACCAACATACCTCTTGCATATCTCTGGTGGAGCTTCGTCTATGAAGATGTCGAGTTTCGAACATCAGCCATCACGAAGAAAGCTAGGTAA